The following are encoded together in the Bradyrhizobium genosp. L genome:
- a CDS encoding NAD(P)H-dependent flavin oxidoreductase, with protein sequence MKTAITELFGIQHPIIQGGMHYVGFAEMAAAVSNAGGLGIITGLTQKTPELLAKEIARCRDMTDKPIGVNLTFLPSFTAPPYPEYIAAIKEGGIKAVETAGRSPEQYMPALKAAGIKVIHKCTSVRHSLKAEKIGCDAVSVDGFECGGHPGEDDIPNMILLPRAADELNIPFVASGGMADARSLVAALSMGAAGMNMGTRFIATKEAPVHPNVKQALVKATELDTVLVMRALRNTERVLKNKGVDELLEVEREKGAKLKIEDIHEQVAGVYPKVMIDGQMDAGAWSCGMVVGLINDIPTVKELIDRIMAEAEQIIRQRLTGFLDGTFETKPARAVA encoded by the coding sequence GTGAAGACAGCGATCACTGAACTGTTCGGCATCCAGCATCCGATCATCCAGGGCGGCATGCACTATGTCGGCTTTGCCGAGATGGCGGCTGCGGTGTCCAACGCCGGCGGCCTCGGCATCATCACTGGGCTGACCCAGAAGACGCCGGAGCTGCTGGCGAAGGAAATCGCGCGCTGCCGCGACATGACCGACAAGCCGATCGGCGTGAACCTCACCTTCCTGCCGAGCTTCACCGCGCCGCCCTATCCGGAATATATCGCGGCGATCAAGGAGGGCGGCATCAAGGCGGTGGAGACCGCGGGCCGCAGCCCCGAGCAGTACATGCCGGCGCTGAAGGCCGCCGGCATCAAGGTGATCCACAAATGCACCTCGGTGCGGCATTCGCTGAAGGCCGAGAAGATCGGCTGCGACGCAGTCAGCGTCGACGGCTTCGAGTGCGGCGGCCACCCCGGCGAGGACGACATTCCGAACATGATTCTGCTGCCGCGTGCGGCGGACGAACTGAATATCCCCTTCGTCGCCTCCGGCGGCATGGCCGATGCCCGCAGCCTGGTCGCGGCGCTGTCGATGGGCGCCGCCGGCATGAACATGGGTACCCGTTTCATCGCGACCAAGGAAGCGCCGGTCCATCCCAATGTGAAGCAGGCGCTGGTCAAGGCAACCGAACTCGACACGGTGCTGGTGATGCGCGCGCTGCGCAACACCGAGCGCGTGCTGAAGAACAAGGGCGTCGACGAACTGCTCGAGGTCGAGCGCGAGAAGGGCGCGAAATTGAAGATCGAGGACATCCACGAGCAGGTCGCCGGCGTCTACCCGAAGGTGATGATCGACGGCCAGATGGATGCCGGCGCCTGGAGTTGCGGCATGGTGGTCGGTCTCATCAACGACATCCCGACGGTCAAGGAGCTGATCGATCGGATCATGGCCGAGGCCGAGCAGATCATCCGCCAGCGGTTGACCGGCTTCCTCGACGGCACCTTCGAAACCAAGCCGGCCCGCGCGGTCGCCTGA